From Solanum lycopersicum chromosome 8, SLM_r2.1, the proteins below share one genomic window:
- the LOC101260073 gene encoding helicase and polymerase-containing protein TEBICHI isoform X2 codes for MASDTPRERIDQFFASKKKRKSLSPSLKPTRAKKDVKTIQEVSPSTKGSLNGYLGTSQDDSKSSHIARGAPVKRNLTLEIGPYLKDENKGSTFLVEAQSTTTEAKTSKEEFDIHSDSHVVENRGHGKDVLVTTKVNGNSELKQFATNFLSLYCSELPSSLSLPSAQREGGSKRSGSSPLLEVDNKNAKRVRCISSENDSNLNRRSNSECAALNSIEITEGNTSGEARIILRKCNNIPVIGSTESETPGSTSSKLRIGVTPKSTRGSSIFSPGEAFWNEAIQVADGLFEGSDKFSSQTALESDALKNHNEVINSNSLGNGECGNKSHQVFNEGIVTVSDAGIVSAVASLRKLGKDLDGEKSPMPVKHFDFASDEKNFDSIQSHRSNLDILTISGKITGSQDHLSLSGYPVVSLHKAAQEKGNILELQNKTPKCPVSKGKDVLIQDTDIMASTTPPEKLNSYTDNSLSSKDNTPSSIAPLKNHSDLNHWLPSEVCNIYRKKGISKLYSWQVDCLQVDGVLHNRNLVYCASTSAGKSFVAEILMLRRILSSGKMGLLVLPYVSICAEKAEHLEVLLEPVGKHVRSYYGNQGGGSLPKDTAIAVCTIEKANSLINRLLEEDRLSELGIIVIDELHMVGDQNRGYLLELMLTKLRYASGEGNTESSSGETSGTSSGKVDPAGSLQIVGMSATLPNVTAVADWLQAALYQTEFRPVPLEEYVKVGNTIYNQKMDIVRTISKAADLGGKDPDHIVELCNEVVQEGNSVLIFCSSRKGCESTARHVAKHLKKFSLNQLSGQNESIDITSAIDALRRSPAGLDPILEETLPAGVAYHHAGLTVEERETVETCYRKGLVRVLTATSTLAAGVNLPARRVIFRQPRIGRDFIDGTRYRQMAGRAGRTGIDTKGESVLICKPEEVKRITALVNESCPPLHSCLSEDKNGMIHAILEVVAGGIVQTASDINRYVRCTLLNSTKPFDDVVKSAQDSLRWLCHKKFLGWSEDTKLYTVTPLGRAAFGSSLSPEESLSVGNRVGVQEPFLMRMAHGAPVRASYRSNAGTKGLQGKLDNRSLNDHMLSDENMLRICRRFFVSLILSRLVQEVPVIEVCGAFKVARGMVQALQENAGRFASMVSVFCERLGWHDLEGLVSKFQNRVSFGVRAEIVELTTIPYVKGSRARALYKAGLRTPEAIAEASVPEIIKVLFESSSWADQGSAQRMVQLGVAKKIKNGARKIVLDKAEEARLAAFSAFKSLGLDVSTLAQPVISTAAGHGAHKEASTSSAEGSTSSFISLENANRISSTSIERSKEVNITIPDAGAENAKSKTIADKEAFDIEGSNGLKTEVNESTHHIDNAKTSPYPTLNIKGIEGGGTCNDHNHAGKQHCEGAEICNVRVKETSEKGPMNATAVVGGFDTFLGLWEAVEEFYFDVHFSKKSALNSNAPFEIYGIAICWEDSPVYYVNLPRDLFWSNSKRNSQLSPITNDDIGNVLPPNLQLEIAIHRWNRISTIMRKKDIKKFAWNLKVQIQVLKHPTVSIQRFGGLSLLVKSLGVDLIDNNCYLLSPVPIQDAIDLCIVAWVLWPDEEKGSNPSIEKEVKKRLSIEAAAAANRNGRWKNQMRQVAHNGCCRRAAQTRALRSVLWKLVISEGLVEALGATEMPLVNVLADMELCGIGVDMEGCLQARQILGRKLKILEKEAYKLAGMTFSLYTAAEIANVLYGHLQLPVPEGHKKGKRHPSTDKHCLDLLRNEHPIVPIIKEHRTLAKLLNCTLGSICSLARLSMRTQRYTLHGHWLQTTTATGRLSMEEPNLQCVEHMVDFKMNNKDKGVCPLDVNNYKINARDFFVSTQDNWLLLTADYSQIELRLMAHFSKDSSLIELLSEPQGDVFNMIAAKWTGKTEAIVSQEERDQTKRLVYGILYGMGAKSLAEQIDCSADEAAERIESFKRSFPGVASWLQEAVTSCREKGYIETLKGRKRFLAKINFGNSKEKSKAQRQAVNSICQGSAADIIKIAMINIHSVLDHFEKSLSHSAVDEKFHVLKGRCRIILQVHDELVLEADPSVAKEAGLLLQMSMENAVSLLVPLHVKLKIGSTWGSLEPFQAGE; via the exons ATGGCTTCTGATACTCCTCGAGAACGCATTGACCAA TTCTTTGCTtcgaaaaagaagaggaagtcCTTATCACCGAGTTTGAAACCTACAAGAGCCAAGAAAGATGTTAAGACTATACAGGAAGTGTCTCCTTCCACGAAAGGTTCGTTGAATGGGTATTTAGGGACTTCTCAGGATGATAGTAAATCTTCACACATAGCTAGAGGCGCACCGGTTAAGAGAAACCTGACGTTAGAGATCGGTCCATAtctaaaagatgaaaataaaggGAGTACTTTTCTGGTCGAAGCACAATCTACAACTACTGAAGCAAAAACTTCAAAGGAGGAATTTGATATTCACTCCGACTCACATGTTGTTGAAAATAGAGGTCATGGAAAAGATGTCTTGGTTACTACAAAGGTTAACGGAAACTCAGAACTTAAGCAGTTTGCTACGAATTTTTTGTCATTATATTGCAG TGAACTGCCATCTAGTTTAAGTTTACCTTCAGCACAGCGTGAGGGTGGTAGTAAAAGGAGTGGTAGCTCTCCCTTACTTGAGGTGGATAATAAGAATGCAAAGAGAGTCCGCTGCATCTCAAGTGAAAATGATTCTAACCTCAACAGAAGATCTAATTCTGAGTGTGCAGCTTTAAATTCTATTGAG ATAACAGAGGGGAATACATCAGGTGAAGCTCGGATAATCTTGAGAAAATGTAACAATATACCTGTCATTGGGTCAACTGAATCTGAGACACCTGGTTCAACATCTTCAAAGCTTCGTATTGGTGTTACTCCCAAGTCAACTCGTGGTAGCTCCATTTTTTCACCCGGAGAAGCATTTTGGAATGAAGCAATTCAAGTTGCTGATGGTTTGTTTGAGGGAAGTGATAAATTTTCTTCTCAAACAGCACTTGAGTCCGACGCTTTGAAAAATCATAATGAGGTAATCAATTCTAATAGTCTTGGGAATGGAGAGTGTGGTAATAAGTCCCACCAAGTATTTAATGAAGGTATAGTGACAGTTTCTGATGCCGGCATTGTTTCTGCTGTTGCTTCATTGAGGAAGTTGGGAAAGGATCTGGATGGAGAGAAATCCCCAATGCCTGTTAAGCATTTTGACTTTGCCTCTGACGAAAAAAATTTCGATTCTATACAATCTCACAGAAGTAACTTGGATATCCTGACTATTAGCGGCAAAATAACCGGGTCCCAAGATCATCTAAGTTTGAGTGGATATCCTGTTGTTAGCCTTCACAAGGCAGCTCAAGAAAAAGGGAATATCCTTGAACTTCAAAACAAGACTCCAAAATGTCCTGTTTCTAAGGGTAAGGATGTGCTTATCCAGGATACTGATATAATGGCATCAACAACACCTCCGGAGAAACTTAATAGTTATACAGATAATTCCTTATCAAGTAAAGACAACACTCCTTCAAGTATTGCACCACTAAAGAATCATTCAGATCTCAACCATTGGCTACCTTCTGAAGTATGCAACATTTACAGGAAAAAGGGCATTTCAAAATTGTACTCATGGCAG GTTGATTGTCTTCAAGTGGATGGAGTCTTGCACAACCGGAATCTGGTATATTGTGCTTCTACTAG TGCTGGTAAAAGTTTTGTTGCTGAGATATTAATGTTACGGAGAATCTTATCATCTGGAAAAATGGGTCTTCTTGTACTTCCTTATGTATCCATTTGTGCAGAGAAG GCAGAACATCTTGAGGTCCTTCTGGAACCAGTTGGAAAGCATGTTCGCAGTTATTATGGTAATCAGGGAGGTGGTAGTCTCCCAAAGGATACCGCTATAGCTGTTTGCACTATTGAGAAAGCAAATTCCTTAATTAACCGACTGTTAGAAGAGGACCGTTTGTCAGAGCTTGGTATCATAGTAATTGATGAACTCCACATG GTTGGAGACCAGAATAGGGGATATCTATTGGAGTTGATGTTGACCAAGCTTCGCTATGCATCTGGTGAAGGAAATACAGAGTCATCCAGTGGAGAAACTTCAGGCACGAGCAGTGGAAAAGTTGACCCTGCTGGCAGTCTCCAAATTGTTGGCATGAGTGCAACTCTGCCTAATGTGACAGCAGTCGCAGATTGGCTTCAA GCAGCTTTGTATCAGACCGAGTTTCGGCCTGTTCCATTGGAAGAATATGTAAAAGTAGGTAACACAATTTATAACCAAAAAATGGACATTGTCAGAACAATCTCGAAAGCAGCTGATCTTGGTGGTAAAGATCCAGATCACATCGTGGAGCTCTGCAATGAg GTCGTCCAAGAAGGCAACTCAGTGCTAATTTTCTGCTCAAGTCGCAAAGGATGTGAATCTACTGCTAGGCATGTGGCGAAACATCTTAAAAAATTTTCCTTGAATCAACTGAGTGGCCAAAATGAGTCAATTGATATTACTTCTGCAATTGATGCTTTACGAAGATCTCCAGCTGGGTTGGATCCTATTCTGGAAGAGACTCTTCCTGCCGGTGTTGCCTATCACCATGCTGGGCTCACG GTTGAGGAAAGAGAAACAGTTGAAACCTGTTACCGCAAAGGACTTGTACGTGTCTTAACAGCTACATCAACCTTAGCTGCAGGGGTTAACCTTCCTGCTCGGAGAGTTATTTTTCGACAACCACGTATTGGTCGTGACTTTATTGATGGTACGAGGTATCGACAGATGGCTGGTCGGGCTGGTCGGACGGGTATAGATACAAAAGGAGAGAGT GTGTTGATCTGCAAACCAGAAGAGGTCAAACGAATAACGGCACTTGTTAACGAGAGCTGTCCACCGTTGCATTCTTGTTTATCCGAAGATAAGAATGGGATGATCCACGCAATATTGGAAGTTGTTGCTGGTGGTATTGTTCAAACAGCTAGTGATATTAACCGGTATGTTAGGTGTACCCTTCTCAATTCGACAAAACCATTTGATGATGTGGTTAAATCAGCACAAGATTCTCTTCGCTGGTTATGCCATAAAAAATTTCTTGGATGGAGTGAAGATACCAAATTATACACAGTCACGCCTCTTGGTCGTGCAGCTTTTGGCAGTTCTCTCTCTCCTGAAGAATCACTG TCAGTTGGCAACCGGGTTGGAGTTCAAGAACCCTTTTTGATGCGAATGGCTCATGGTGCACCAGTTCGTGCATCTTATAGGTCAAATGCTGGTACTAAAGGGTTGCAGGGAAAGTTGGATAACAGATCCTTGAATGACCATATGCTGTCAGATGAGAACATGCTTCGCATTTGTCGGAGATTCTTTGTGTCTCTTATACTGTCAAGGCTCGTCCAG GAAGTGCCGGTTATCGAGGTTTGTGGTGCATTTAAAGTCGCAAGGGGCATGGTTCAGGCCTTACAAGAAAATGCTGGAAGGTTTGCTTCCATGGTTTCTGTTTTTTGTGAGAGGCTTGGTTGGCATGACCTTGAAGGCTTAGTGTCAAAGTTCCAAAATCGTGTCTCATTTGGTGTGCGGGCAGAGATTGTAGAGCTCACCACCATTCCATATGTTAAG GGTTCCCGAGCTCGAGCACTATATAAAGCGGGTCTTCGGACACCTGAAGCAATTGCTGAAGCATCAGTTCCTGAGATTATCAAAGTACTTTTTGAGTCTTCATCATGGGCTGACCAAG GTTCTGCACAACGGATGGTCCAATTAGGAGTTgcgaaaaagataaaaaatggtGCACGCAAGATTGTTCTCGATAAAGCTGAGGAAGCAAGGCTTGCTGCATTCTCAGCTTTCAAGTCGCTTGGACTTGATGTGTCAACGCTTGCACAGCCTGTCATATCTACTGCTGCTGGACATGGTGCTCACAAAGAAGCTAGTACCTCCTCTGCAGAAGGGTCGACTAGTAGCTTTATTAGCCTGGAGAATGCAAATCGAATCTCTTCCACATCCATAGAAAGAAGTAAGGAGGTCAATATCACTATTCCTGATGCTGGAGCAGAAAATGCAAAAAGCAAAACAATTGCTGACAAAGAGGCATTTGATATAGAAGGATCTAATGGTCTTAAGACTGAAGTTAATGAATCTACTCATCATATTGATAATGCAAAGACTTCCCCCTATCCTACTTTAAATATTAAGGGCATCGAAGGAGGTGGTACATGTAATGATCATAATCATGCTGGGAAACAACACTGTGAAGGAGCTGAAATATGTAATGTAAGAGTCAAAGAAACATCAGAGAAAGGGCCTATGAATGCGACTGCTGTTGTCGGTGGATTTGATACTTTCCTGGGTCTCTGGGAAGCTGTTGAGGAGTTTTACTTTGATGTCCATTTTAGCAAAAAGTCTGCACTGAACAGCAATGCTCCATTTGAAATATATGGCATAGCCATTTGTTGGGAAGATTCTCCTGTCTATTATGTAAATCTTCCGAGGGACTTATTTTGGTCCAACAGCAAAAGGAATAGCCAATTGTCACCCATTACGAATGATGATATTGGGAATGTTCTACCACCAAATCTTCAGTTAGAGATAGCGATACACCGATGGAATAGAATTAGTACCATAATgagaaaaaaagatataaaaaagtTTGCGTGGAACTTAAAAGTTCAGATTCAGGTACTCAAGCATCCTACTGTTTCAATACAGAGATTTGGTGGTTTGAGTCTTTTGGTCAAATCTCTTGGAGTAGATCTTATTGACAACAATTGCTATCTGTTGTCTCCTGTTCCCATTCAAGATGCAATTGACTTGTGTATAGTAGCTTGGGTCCTTTGGCCTGATGAGGAGAAAGGTTCTAACCCTAGTATAGAAAAG GAAGTGAAGAAAAGGTTATCCATCGAGGCTGCTGCTGCCGCTAATCGAAATGGTAGATGGAAGAATCAGATGCGACAAGTTGCTCATAATGGTTGTTGTCGTCGAGCAGCACAAACACGAGCCTTGCGTTCTGTTCTATGGAAACTAGTCATTTCTGAAGGACTTGTTGAGGCACTTGGAGCAACTGAAATGCCATTG GTGAATGTTCTTGCAGACATGGAGCTCTGCGGAATAGGTGTTGACATGGAAGGATGCCTACAGGCACGACAAATTCTGGGAAGAAAGCTGAAAATTCTGGAAAAGGAAGCTTACAAGTTGGCTGGCATGACTTTTTCATTGTACACAGCAGCAGAAATTGCGAATGTACTCTATGGGCATCTACAGCTTCCTGTTCCAGAAGGACATAAAAAGGGAAAGAGGCACCCTAGTACTGATAAGCATTGCTTGGATTTGCTAAG GAATGAACATCCAATAGTACCTATAATTAAAGAGCACCGTACTCTAGCAAAACTCTTGAATTGTACATTGGGGTCGATCTGTTCACTTGCTAGACTATCTATGAGGACACAGAGATACACACTGCATGGCCATTGGCTCCAGACGACAACAGCAACAGGGCGACTGTCAATGGAGGAACCTAATCTTCAG TGTGTTGAACATATGGTTGACTTCAAAATGAATAACAAGGATAAAGGCGTTTGCCCGTTAGATGTCAACAATTATAAGATCAATGCTCGTGATTTTTTTGTGTCTACTCAG GATAATTGGTTACTGTTAACAGCAGATTATTCCCAGATAGAACTGAGATTGATGGCCCATTTCTCTAAAGATTCCTCGTTGATCGAACTGCTTAGTGAACCCCAAGGTGATGTCTTCAACATGATTGCTGCAAAATGGACAGGTAAAACAGAGGCTATTGTGAGTCAAGAGGAGCGAGATCAAACTAAAAGGTTGGTTTACGGCATTCTTTATGGAATGGGTGCTAAGAGCCTTGCAGAACAAATCGATTGTAGTGCAGATGAAGCTGCTGAAAGAATTGAAAGCTTTAAAAGATCTTTTCCAGGTGTTGCTTCCTGGCTACAGGAAGCAGTTACATCTTGCCGTGAGAAAGG